In bacterium, a single genomic region encodes these proteins:
- a CDS encoding protein-glutamate O-methyltransferase CheR translates to MTAPALSDQEFLDLRTFIEAKSGITVGDSKRYLIETRLVRLVTEVGCSSFSELHQRLVVNPKSALAEKVVDAMTTNETLWFRDQGPWKILNSALLPKFTEALKSGQKRRIRIWSAACSTGQEPYSIAMSILEHIASEAPSIKEDAFEIVGSDLSPSALFVATSGRYDRLSIERGLSPEFRERYFEESEDSWAVQPRVKSMVRLERRNLCDPFDALGSFDLVLCRNVLIYFSATMKRDIVSRLAERLAPGGAFIIGASESLQGMMGRFKMKQSAGNFYYESAEGGKK, encoded by the coding sequence GTGACTGCGCCCGCGCTGTCCGATCAGGAATTCCTGGATCTTCGCACCTTCATCGAAGCGAAGAGCGGAATCACTGTCGGTGACTCGAAGAGGTACCTGATCGAGACGCGCCTGGTAAGACTGGTTACCGAGGTAGGGTGTTCTTCCTTCAGCGAACTTCACCAGCGACTCGTCGTGAACCCGAAATCCGCACTGGCCGAGAAAGTGGTCGATGCGATGACCACGAATGAAACGCTCTGGTTCAGGGATCAGGGTCCCTGGAAGATCTTGAATTCCGCGCTTCTACCGAAATTCACCGAAGCTCTCAAGTCTGGTCAAAAGAGGCGGATTCGCATCTGGAGCGCGGCCTGTTCGACCGGTCAAGAACCCTACTCCATCGCAATGTCGATCCTCGAACACATCGCATCCGAGGCTCCGTCCATCAAAGAGGATGCCTTTGAGATCGTGGGAAGTGATCTCTCGCCGTCCGCACTCTTCGTGGCCACCTCAGGCCGCTACGACCGACTCTCGATCGAGCGGGGACTTTCTCCAGAGTTTCGAGAGCGGTACTTCGAAGAGTCGGAAGATTCCTGGGCAGTGCAACCGAGGGTAAAAAGCATGGTTCGACTCGAGAGGCGAAACCTGTGTGACCCCTTCGACGCGCTCGGCAGCTTCGATCTGGTGCTCTGCCGCAACGTACTGATCTATTTCTCGGCAACCATGAAGAGAGACATCGTGAGCAGGCTTGCTGAACGGCTGGCCCCTGGAGGCGCATTCATCATCGGGGCATCGGAATCCCTCCAGGGAATGATGGGACGATTCAAGATGAAGCAGTCAGCCGGGAATTTCTACTACGAGTCTGCCGAGGGAGGCAAGAAATGA
- a CDS encoding response regulator, translating to MKILIVDDSRIIQKIVAKVVEMLDFEPVFALNGVEALEQLSEKGEDIGLVLMDWNMPEMNGLDCLRAIRASSEWSDLPVMMLTTESEHGRMALAISEGATHYCTKPFAPEHLTKTIYECLGMGE from the coding sequence ATGAAGATCCTGATTGTAGATGACTCCAGGATCATCCAGAAGATCGTCGCCAAGGTCGTCGAGATGCTCGACTTCGAACCGGTATTTGCCTTGAACGGTGTGGAAGCACTCGAGCAGCTGAGCGAAAAGGGAGAAGACATCGGCCTGGTGCTGATGGATTGGAATATGCCCGAGATGAACGGGCTCGATTGCCTTCGCGCCATCCGGGCAAGTTCGGAGTGGTCCGACCTACCGGTGATGATGCTCACGACGGAATCTGAACACGGCCGGATGGCACTCGCGATCAGCGAGGGTGCAACACACTACTGCACGAAGCCATTCGCTCCGGAGCACCTCACCAAGACCATCTACGAATGCCTGGGGATGGGAGAGTAG
- a CDS encoding methyl-accepting chemotaxis protein: MTSFNDLSLRIKFRTLLLGLGIVPLVVASGAAYLRANSAMDESAIFSEQALNHEVFSKLEGLRDFKKHSIEEYFGTVQDQILTFSENRMVVDAAGGFRWHFNTFQRDAGVGTADIQRMRKELAQYYEEDFGAEYSSQNSGAAIDTDRLLAGLDDDSIALQYAYIGGNPHPLGSKHLLDRDPQETGYNDLHATVHPVIRSYLEKFGYYDIFIVDPDSGDIIYSVFKELDYSTSLKTGPYAQTNFGEAFRLANESDDRNAAFLLDFRRYTPSYEAPASFISSPIYDGSEKVAVAIFQMPLDRITQVMGNRSGLGKSGETYLVGPDHLMRSDSFHDTESRTVSASFRSPEAGRIDSDAVNGALSGQESAGLLQSYGGRDVASAYGRVSLLGLNWAIVAEIEVDEALGAIAQLQEAKQSALAGLVYWVGGVCAAAVVAIMVAAQLFVGSITRPVDEVLRSIESAANGDLTQPPVVSSNDEIGQMSQRFAHLLKTLAGSFGEIKNQGSELHGAATELTGIASGMARETALMSDQSNTFAAVTEEMSTNLAGVTRKVSESSSNVRSVAAAVEVMSTNLQSVASNSDSMAESVNSVADRIRLMNDALRQVAESADQSRVVTDRATETAKRTNESVGVLGSSALEIGQVVGVINKIAEQTNLLALNATIEAASAGEAGRGFAVVANEVKDLAKQTAQATEEIRRQIEDMQGNTQNAVSAIEEIVVIIDEVGDISQTIVSLTAEQRTRASQITEAVTSAAESARIINRNVQEASTGASEVAQNSEQLARAANEMARNTSEASATANDVATNIQDVSKSIHETADGARLVNEQSVGLTELAAKLDEQVSNYKV; the protein is encoded by the coding sequence ATGACATCTTTCAACGATCTCTCATTGCGGATCAAGTTCCGGACCCTGCTCCTCGGGCTTGGCATCGTACCGCTGGTTGTGGCTAGCGGAGCGGCGTATCTGCGAGCGAATTCCGCCATGGACGAGTCGGCCATCTTCTCGGAGCAGGCACTGAATCACGAGGTGTTCTCGAAACTCGAGGGATTGCGTGACTTCAAGAAGCACTCGATCGAGGAGTACTTCGGGACCGTCCAAGACCAGATCCTGACGTTCTCGGAAAACCGAATGGTCGTCGACGCGGCCGGCGGTTTTCGCTGGCACTTCAATACTTTCCAGCGGGACGCAGGGGTCGGCACCGCCGATATCCAGAGGATGCGCAAGGAACTCGCGCAGTACTACGAAGAGGATTTCGGTGCCGAGTATTCCTCGCAGAACAGCGGAGCCGCCATCGACACGGACCGCCTTCTGGCCGGACTGGACGACGATTCCATCGCGCTGCAGTACGCGTACATCGGAGGGAATCCGCATCCACTGGGCTCCAAGCACTTGCTCGACCGGGACCCCCAAGAGACAGGCTACAACGACCTACACGCGACGGTGCATCCTGTCATCCGCAGCTATCTGGAGAAGTTCGGCTACTACGACATCTTCATTGTCGACCCGGATTCCGGGGACATCATCTACTCCGTATTCAAGGAACTCGACTACTCTACATCGCTCAAGACGGGCCCTTACGCCCAGACCAACTTCGGCGAAGCTTTCCGCCTGGCCAATGAGTCCGACGATCGAAACGCAGCTTTCCTCCTGGACTTCAGACGCTACACGCCTTCCTACGAGGCGCCTGCGAGCTTCATCTCATCTCCCATCTACGACGGAAGCGAGAAGGTCGCAGTCGCGATCTTCCAGATGCCTCTCGACCGCATCACGCAAGTCATGGGCAACCGTTCCGGACTCGGCAAGTCGGGAGAGACCTACCTGGTCGGACCCGATCATCTCATGCGCTCAGACTCTTTCCACGATACGGAGAGCCGAACTGTATCCGCATCTTTCCGCAGCCCAGAGGCTGGGAGGATTGACAGCGATGCGGTCAATGGAGCGTTGAGTGGCCAGGAATCCGCAGGGCTGCTGCAGAGCTACGGCGGACGGGATGTCGCCAGTGCCTACGGAAGAGTGAGCCTGCTCGGCCTCAACTGGGCAATCGTTGCCGAGATCGAAGTTGACGAAGCTCTCGGCGCGATCGCACAACTCCAAGAAGCAAAACAAAGCGCGTTGGCCGGGCTCGTTTACTGGGTCGGTGGTGTATGCGCGGCGGCTGTGGTGGCCATCATGGTTGCGGCGCAGTTGTTCGTGGGAAGCATCACCCGGCCTGTGGACGAAGTGCTCCGCTCGATCGAGTCCGCGGCCAACGGAGATCTCACTCAGCCTCCCGTGGTGAGCTCGAATGATGAGATCGGGCAGATGTCTCAGCGCTTCGCACACCTGTTGAAGACACTGGCCGGTAGTTTCGGTGAGATCAAGAACCAAGGCAGCGAGCTCCACGGAGCTGCGACGGAACTGACGGGTATCGCCAGTGGAATGGCGCGAGAAACGGCACTGATGAGCGACCAGAGCAATACCTTCGCCGCGGTGACCGAGGAGATGTCGACCAATCTCGCTGGTGTGACGAGAAAGGTCAGCGAGTCTTCGTCCAATGTTCGGAGCGTCGCCGCAGCGGTCGAAGTAATGTCGACGAATCTCCAGAGCGTAGCATCCAACTCTGACTCGATGGCGGAGAGCGTGAACAGCGTCGCTGACCGGATCCGCTTGATGAACGATGCCCTGCGCCAGGTCGCCGAGTCGGCTGACCAGTCGCGCGTGGTGACGGATCGCGCGACCGAGACCGCCAAACGAACCAACGAATCCGTCGGGGTCCTGGGTTCGTCTGCATTGGAAATCGGTCAGGTCGTCGGGGTCATCAACAAGATCGCAGAACAGACCAATCTACTGGCATTGAATGCCACGATCGAAGCGGCGTCTGCCGGTGAAGCGGGCCGGGGATTCGCAGTCGTGGCCAACGAAGTCAAAGATCTGGCGAAGCAGACAGCCCAGGCGACCGAGGAGATCCGTCGCCAGATCGAAGACATGCAGGGGAACACTCAGAACGCGGTGTCGGCCATCGAGGAAATCGTGGTCATCATCGATGAGGTGGGTGACATCTCGCAGACGATCGTCTCCCTTACGGCCGAGCAACGGACCCGCGCCAGCCAGATCACGGAGGCCGTGACGTCTGCTGCCGAGTCCGCACGCATCATCAATCGAAACGTCCAGGAAGCTTCCACGGGCGCATCTGAAGTCGCCCAGAATTCGGAGCAACTCGCCCGCGCAGCCAACGAGATGGCCCGGAACACTTCCGAGGCATCCGCTACCGCCAACGACGTGGCCACCAATATCCAGGACGTCAGCAAGAGCATCCACGAAACAGCGGATGGAGCGCGCTTGGTAAATGAACAGTCGGTGGGCCTGACCGAACTAGCGGCCAAGCTCGACGAACAGGTCTCCAACTACAAGGTCTGA
- a CDS encoding HDOD domain-containing protein: MYQELLEEIGRTVELPSFPVNVARLLELLNSEDPSLGEAAELVCEDPGIAGRVLKLASSALFNPTGVDLTSVEHAVTRIGMTELRNLAATVSVIGSFSAMSEKRLASRVWRHSLTTGIAARFLVAECSELTAPGKRDNPYFLSALMHDVGILLLAAMVGNDYDSLFAESATTGEPLHEIEMRKLGFNHPQAGAALLDSWRLPEAVVVSTRYHHEPSRCPEDHRTNVMVLHIADWIADHQGFGCGEFGTMLCDSSWSQLGLSLESAQSLIEMFDQAAKDSGEILSIIQD, encoded by the coding sequence GTGTACCAGGAACTCCTAGAAGAGATCGGTCGGACCGTTGAACTACCCTCGTTCCCTGTGAACGTCGCGCGTCTTCTCGAGCTTCTCAATTCCGAAGATCCGTCACTCGGCGAAGCCGCGGAACTGGTATGTGAGGATCCGGGTATCGCTGGACGGGTTCTGAAACTGGCGTCATCCGCCCTGTTCAATCCGACAGGTGTCGACTTGACCAGCGTGGAGCATGCCGTCACTCGCATCGGCATGACCGAGTTGCGAAACCTCGCAGCCACCGTATCCGTCATCGGCTCGTTCTCCGCTATGTCCGAGAAGAGGCTCGCCAGCAGGGTCTGGCGCCACTCACTCACGACCGGCATTGCCGCGCGCTTCCTGGTCGCTGAATGCAGCGAACTCACGGCACCAGGAAAGAGGGACAATCCCTACTTCCTGTCCGCCTTGATGCACGACGTCGGGATCCTACTCCTGGCCGCCATGGTCGGAAACGACTACGACAGCCTGTTTGCCGAAAGCGCAACCACTGGCGAGCCGCTCCACGAAATTGAAATGAGGAAGCTCGGTTTCAACCATCCGCAAGCGGGTGCAGCGCTTCTAGATTCGTGGAGACTTCCCGAAGCGGTGGTCGTATCGACCCGTTACCACCACGAGCCATCTCGATGCCCGGAGGATCACCGCACGAATGTGATGGTACTCCACATCGCGGACTGGATTGCCGACCACCAAGGGTTCGGGTGCGGCGAATTCGGAACAATGTTATGCGACTCCTCGTGGAGTCAACTCGGACTCTCGCTCGAGAGCGCTCAGAGTCTGATCGAAATGTTCGATCAGGCGGCGAAAGACTCGGGCGAAATACTTTCGATCATCCAAGACTGA
- a CDS encoding dihydrodipicolinate reductase, which translates to MSYRVIQWATGNLGRAAIQGIRSHPELELVGCWVHSDDKVGCDAGELAGDEAVGVLASNDFDALLALRPDCLLYSPLMAKPDEVLRILEAGINVVTPMGWFYPRRSSDVAVMESAAQKGGATLHGTGIHPGGITERFPLMLSAMSRDVTHVRAEEFSDIRSYATEAVVREIMLFGKKPDVAAKSPMLRILGAGFNQSIDMLADTLGVSLDPERGTRHEMAIATAPIDTPVGVLEAGTVAAQRLTWQGLVKGEAFITVRVNWLMGVENLEPAWDFGSEGERFEVEISGDPSFSATFHGLHPDNIETAQVRNPGIVATAMHCVNAIPYVCRAEPGIRTYLDLPLVAGRAAAELRTR; encoded by the coding sequence TTGAGCTATCGAGTCATTCAATGGGCAACGGGAAATCTCGGGCGGGCGGCGATTCAGGGAATTCGCTCCCACCCCGAACTCGAACTCGTGGGTTGCTGGGTCCACAGCGACGATAAAGTGGGATGCGATGCCGGTGAACTGGCAGGCGATGAAGCAGTCGGCGTGCTGGCCAGCAACGACTTCGACGCCTTGCTCGCACTCCGGCCCGACTGTCTGCTCTACAGCCCGCTCATGGCGAAGCCCGACGAGGTCCTGCGCATCCTCGAGGCCGGAATCAATGTAGTCACTCCCATGGGTTGGTTCTATCCGCGCCGCTCCTCTGACGTCGCCGTCATGGAGAGTGCAGCCCAGAAGGGAGGCGCGACCTTGCACGGCACCGGAATTCACCCAGGGGGCATCACCGAGCGCTTCCCCCTGATGCTCTCCGCAATGTCACGCGACGTGACCCACGTCCGCGCGGAGGAGTTCTCGGACATCCGCAGCTACGCCACCGAGGCCGTCGTGCGCGAAATCATGCTCTTTGGCAAGAAACCCGATGTCGCAGCGAAGAGCCCGATGCTCCGCATCCTGGGAGCGGGATTCAATCAATCGATCGACATGCTCGCAGATACCTTGGGAGTGAGCCTGGATCCGGAGCGTGGAACTCGACACGAGATGGCGATCGCCACCGCCCCCATCGATACACCCGTCGGTGTGCTCGAAGCGGGCACCGTCGCTGCGCAGCGTCTGACCTGGCAGGGCCTGGTGAAGGGCGAGGCCTTCATCACCGTGCGCGTGAACTGGCTGATGGGAGTCGAGAACCTCGAACCCGCCTGGGACTTCGGATCCGAGGGAGAGCGGTTCGAAGTCGAGATCAGCGGCGATCCTTCGTTCTCCGCCACCTTCCACGGCCTGCACCCGGATAACATCGAGACTGCGCAGGTCCGCAACCCGGGAATCGTCGCCACGGCCATGCACTGCGTGAATGCGATCCCCTACGTCTGCCGAGCGGAACCGGGCATCCGGACCTACCTCGATCTCCCACTGGTCGCGGGGCGCGCGGCCGCTGAGCTTCGAACGCGCTGA
- the cheB gene encoding chemotaxis-specific protein-glutamate methyltransferase CheB, whose protein sequence is MSRKLRIIVVDDSTIYRKILGRQLARFDDIEVVAEYENGNELLKNIDDVNPDAILLDMEMPELDGLSSLEKLSERSDDIPVLIISGKQDADKTLKALNLGALDVIPKPSGTNSNEERLYADLSRGLGVVRARCGGNPRSERNPASRPAATAVQAVARAQTRPPQSSSDSNDRIVVVGVSTGGPQALDKIVRGIDAGLNLPILIVQHMPSGFTSSLAEALNSHCALEVAEARPGDAVQEGRILIAPGGTHMELAKGVSGALQIRLHNGEAVQGCRPSVDTLFHSVNRCFEGKVLAIILTGMGQDGCDGMRALRESGARCIAQNEATSVVYGMPRSVAEAGLTDEVVPLEQIAAKMHAFGRSMAGGRK, encoded by the coding sequence ATGTCCCGAAAACTCCGCATCATCGTTGTCGACGATTCGACAATCTATCGAAAGATCCTGGGCCGACAACTGGCTCGCTTCGACGACATCGAAGTCGTAGCGGAGTACGAAAACGGGAATGAACTGCTCAAGAATATCGATGACGTCAATCCCGATGCGATCCTTCTGGACATGGAGATGCCAGAACTGGACGGCCTCTCTTCTCTGGAAAAGCTCTCGGAACGCTCAGATGACATTCCCGTGCTCATCATCTCGGGTAAGCAGGATGCAGACAAGACACTGAAGGCGCTAAACCTGGGAGCACTCGACGTGATCCCGAAGCCCTCCGGCACAAACAGTAATGAGGAGCGTTTGTACGCAGATCTGAGCCGTGGATTGGGTGTCGTTCGCGCTCGTTGCGGCGGGAATCCTCGTTCCGAGCGAAATCCTGCTTCGCGACCCGCAGCAACGGCGGTACAGGCCGTAGCCAGAGCGCAGACCAGACCGCCTCAGAGTAGTTCGGATTCGAACGATCGAATCGTGGTGGTGGGTGTTTCGACCGGTGGACCGCAGGCTCTCGACAAGATCGTAAGAGGCATCGACGCCGGCTTGAACCTTCCCATTCTGATCGTTCAGCACATGCCGTCCGGATTCACTTCCAGCCTTGCAGAGGCACTCAACTCTCACTGTGCGCTCGAGGTGGCTGAAGCCAGGCCCGGTGATGCAGTCCAAGAGGGTCGCATCTTGATCGCTCCCGGGGGGACCCACATGGAACTTGCCAAAGGCGTATCCGGGGCATTGCAGATCCGCTTACACAACGGCGAAGCCGTCCAGGGGTGCCGCCCGTCGGTCGACACACTGTTCCACTCGGTCAACAGGTGCTTCGAAGGCAAAGTGCTGGCCATCATTCTTACGGGTATGGGACAGGACGGCTGCGACGGCATGCGCGCACTGCGCGAAAGCGGAGCGCGTTGCATTGCCCAGAATGAAGCAACATCGGTCGTGTACGGTATGCCGCGGAGCGTTGCAGAAGCGGGACTCACCGACGAGGTGGTCCCATTGGAACAGATCGCGGCCAAGATGCACGCGTTCGGCAGGTCGATGGCAGGAGGCCGGAAGTGA
- a CDS encoding chemotaxis protein CheX, with amino-acid sequence MPTNDATHSVLISATRDTLSTMAMIELESIEHTESENPAAELLDITSLLTLKGEPTHERTLLITVARELACEIVGAMLGDEPDKLDEAELLDGIGEVANMVAGIAKSALADAPQAFTLALPFAFSGPAPDSPATLAEAEHAYFAWGEAGGQRVGVGLLVRATPGD; translated from the coding sequence ATGCCTACAAATGACGCGACGCATAGTGTCCTGATCAGCGCGACACGAGACACGCTATCGACCATGGCCATGATCGAACTGGAGTCGATCGAGCACACGGAATCCGAAAATCCCGCGGCAGAACTGCTCGACATAACGTCCCTTCTCACATTGAAGGGAGAACCGACCCACGAAAGAACGCTTTTGATCACCGTGGCACGCGAACTCGCGTGCGAGATCGTAGGCGCGATGCTCGGTGACGAACCCGATAAACTGGACGAAGCCGAACTACTCGACGGAATCGGAGAAGTCGCCAATATGGTGGCAGGAATCGCGAAATCCGCACTTGCAGACGCGCCACAAGCATTCACACTCGCCCTGCCCTTCGCCTTCTCGGGACCGGCTCCCGACTCTCCCGCAACTCTGGCCGAAGCCGAGCATGCCTATTTCGCCTGGGGTGAAGCGGGAGGCCAGCGAGTCGGAGTCGGCCTGCTCGTGCGCGCCACACCGGGAGACTAG
- a CDS encoding thiamine biosynthesis protein ThiJ produces MAPSVLIPLPDCGFDVTEVAVPWKLLCERGADVIFATEKGAIPAADPTLLDGVIFGQLGAEPEPKRFYRELEHTRAFRAPMRWHELDFNRFDGLVLPGGHAPGMRQYLGSELLQRKIAGFFALGRPVGAICHGVLPLARAQNPTNGNPLLRGRRTTCLPKYMERIAYYLTAWKLGRHYRTYDAYVEEEVVDALASVNDFARGPISLVTRGTRSNHTPAFTVEDGNYVSARWPGDSYLFAERFSHLLGLVDPYEKPTDTSTQPNLRESGETT; encoded by the coding sequence ATGGCCCCAAGCGTTCTGATCCCCCTTCCAGACTGCGGCTTCGACGTCACCGAGGTCGCGGTGCCCTGGAAACTCCTGTGCGAGCGCGGTGCCGACGTCATCTTCGCCACGGAAAAGGGCGCGATCCCGGCCGCAGACCCCACACTCCTGGACGGGGTCATCTTCGGACAACTCGGTGCGGAACCCGAGCCGAAGCGCTTCTATAGGGAACTCGAGCACACGCGGGCCTTTCGCGCTCCAATGCGCTGGCACGAACTCGATTTCAATCGCTTTGACGGTCTCGTGCTACCGGGAGGTCATGCACCGGGAATGCGCCAGTATCTGGGCAGCGAACTCCTTCAACGCAAGATCGCCGGCTTCTTCGCCCTGGGCCGACCGGTCGGGGCGATCTGCCACGGCGTTCTTCCACTGGCCCGGGCGCAGAACCCGACAAACGGAAACCCTCTGCTCAGGGGCCGGCGTACGACCTGTTTGCCCAAATACATGGAGCGCATCGCCTACTACTTGACGGCGTGGAAACTCGGGCGGCACTACCGCACCTACGACGCCTACGTCGAAGAAGAAGTAGTGGATGCGCTGGCATCGGTGAACGACTTCGCGCGCGGGCCGATTTCGCTCGTCACTCGCGGAACACGCAGCAATCACACACCCGCATTCACAGTCGAAGACGGCAATTACGTTTCGGCCCGCTGGCCCGGAGACAGCTACCTTTTCGCGGAGCGTTTCAGCCACCTGCTCGGCCTCGTCGACCCATACGAAAAACCGACTGATACGTCGACGCAACCCAACTTGCGAGAGTCAGGAGAAACCACTTGA